The following are encoded together in the Mycolicibacterium arabiense genome:
- a CDS encoding AAA family ATPase, protein MLLWINGAFGAGKTQTAFELHRRLPGSHVADPELIGFAIQKMLPPDARGDFQDRPQWRSAVVETLVDAVAASGPGPVIVPMTLVEAAYFDEVMGGLAGAGVDVRHFALQASPDTLRRRLRTRSAHWLGRAVGRPETWAMDQIPRCVPALATERFAVHVPTDERTVDEVVEDVAERAGLPLRRPRLPAARYQLRRIAVGVRHIRL, encoded by the coding sequence GTGCTGCTGTGGATCAACGGGGCATTCGGCGCGGGCAAGACTCAGACCGCCTTCGAGCTGCACCGCCGACTGCCCGGCTCGCACGTCGCCGACCCGGAGTTGATCGGGTTCGCGATCCAGAAGATGCTGCCGCCCGACGCGCGCGGCGACTTCCAGGACCGCCCGCAGTGGCGCTCCGCGGTGGTCGAGACCCTGGTCGACGCCGTCGCCGCCAGCGGGCCGGGTCCGGTGATCGTGCCGATGACCCTCGTCGAGGCCGCCTACTTCGACGAGGTGATGGGCGGGTTGGCCGGCGCGGGTGTCGACGTGCGGCACTTCGCGTTGCAGGCGTCCCCGGACACGCTGCGTCGGCGGCTCCGGACCCGTTCTGCGCACTGGCTGGGCCGCGCGGTCGGGCGTCCCGAGACGTGGGCCATGGACCAGATCCCCCGGTGCGTGCCAGCGCTGGCCACCGAGCGGTTCGCCGTGCACGTTCCGACCGACGAGCGAACCGTCGACGAGGTGGTCGAGGACGTCGCCGAGCGTGCCGGACTTCCGCTGCGACGGCCCCGTTTGCCTGCCGCGCGGTACCAACTGCGGCGAATTGCGGTGGGCGTGCGGCACATCAGGCTGTGA
- a CDS encoding ATP-binding cassette domain-containing protein has product MTSPAIEAIDLVKKFGGADGQIPAVDGVSFSVPAGSVLGLLGPNGAGKTTTVRMMTTLSLPTSGTARVAGYDVREQPDMVRRNMGLTGQAATVDELLTGRENIRMIGGLYGIGKRDLARIGDELLEQFSIADAADRPVKSYSGGMRRRLDLAVSLIASPPVLFLDEPTTGLDPRSRNDLWDVLRGLVAEGTTLLLTTQYLEEADQLADDIVVIDRGRIIAKGTPLQLKQQAGNASLVVTVSHADDLPAARELLARTGAEVHEDTGARQLTASADGIADLTTVAGWLQEHEIDVDDIGLSRPSLDDVFLSLTGHRADDEESA; this is encoded by the coding sequence ATGACGTCCCCGGCCATCGAGGCGATCGACCTCGTCAAGAAGTTCGGCGGCGCCGACGGCCAGATACCGGCGGTCGACGGCGTCAGCTTCTCGGTGCCCGCAGGGTCGGTGCTCGGACTGCTGGGGCCGAACGGTGCGGGCAAGACCACCACCGTGCGGATGATGACGACGCTCTCGCTGCCCACCAGCGGCACTGCACGGGTGGCGGGGTACGACGTGCGCGAGCAACCCGACATGGTGCGGCGCAACATGGGGCTGACCGGTCAGGCCGCGACGGTCGACGAGTTGCTCACCGGGCGCGAGAACATCCGCATGATCGGCGGGCTGTACGGCATCGGAAAGCGTGATCTGGCCAGGATCGGCGACGAACTGCTGGAACAGTTCTCCATCGCCGATGCCGCCGACCGGCCCGTCAAGTCGTACTCGGGCGGCATGCGCCGGCGGCTCGACCTCGCCGTCAGCCTCATCGCGTCACCGCCGGTGCTGTTCCTAGACGAGCCCACCACCGGGCTCGATCCGCGCAGCCGCAACGACCTGTGGGACGTGCTGCGCGGGCTGGTGGCCGAGGGCACGACGCTGCTACTGACGACGCAGTACCTGGAGGAGGCCGACCAGCTCGCCGACGACATCGTCGTGATCGACCGTGGCCGGATCATCGCCAAGGGCACGCCGTTGCAGCTCAAGCAGCAGGCGGGCAACGCCAGCCTCGTCGTGACCGTCTCCCACGCCGACGACCTGCCCGCCGCACGGGAGCTGCTGGCCCGCACCGGCGCGGAGGTGCACGAGGACACCGGTGCGCGCCAGCTGACCGCCTCCGCCGACGGCATCGCCGACCTGACGACCGTCGCCGGCTGGCTGCAAGAACACGAGATCGACGTCGACGACATCGGCTTGTCGAGGCCGAGCCTCGACGACGTATTCCTGTCCCTGACCGGCCACCGCGCCGACGACGAGGAGTCCGCATGA